A single region of the Undibacterium piscinae genome encodes:
- the tolB gene encoding Tol-Pal system protein TolB → MVFSGLLAVTGAHAQLRVEVSGVGSSQLPIAVAMFADESIAPQQVSAIIKDDLLRSGYFKLIEVGGVISETSAVNFGDWKSRGAEALVVGSVQKLSDGRFDVRYKLLDTIKSSTLSGISLANTAANTRLTAHRIADDIYEKLIGVRGAFSTRLAYVTKAGSSYRLEVADADGEGVQVAFISNEPIISPAWSPDGTKVAYVSFEAKKPVVYVQNLITRERTVIANYKGSNSAPAWSPDGSKLAISLSRDGLTQIYTVNANGSGLQRLTTTSGIDTEPQFSADGQYIYFLSDRSGGPQIYRMSSGGGDAKRITFSGSYNITPRISPDGKTLAYISRREGKFQLYSLDLASGQEQRLSDTTKDESPSFSPNGRYIMYATESGRRGSLAVVSVDGRVKQKLTVQAGDIREPTWGPFMK, encoded by the coding sequence ATAGTCTTTTCTGGTCTGTTGGCTGTTACTGGCGCACATGCTCAGTTAAGAGTGGAAGTGTCAGGCGTAGGTTCTAGTCAGTTGCCTATCGCAGTAGCGATGTTTGCCGATGAATCGATCGCGCCACAGCAGGTTAGTGCCATTATCAAGGACGATCTGCTGCGTAGCGGGTATTTTAAGCTCATTGAGGTCGGTGGCGTTATCTCTGAAACGAGTGCGGTCAATTTTGGCGACTGGAAATCCCGTGGCGCTGAAGCGCTGGTAGTTGGTAGTGTGCAGAAATTGAGTGACGGACGTTTTGATGTCCGATATAAATTGCTCGACACCATCAAATCTTCGACCTTGTCAGGTATTTCACTGGCCAATACTGCCGCGAATACCCGCTTGACCGCGCATCGTATAGCGGATGATATTTACGAGAAGTTAATTGGTGTGCGGGGTGCATTTTCCACACGGCTAGCCTACGTTACCAAGGCCGGTAGTAGCTACCGGCTGGAAGTTGCCGATGCTGACGGTGAGGGTGTCCAGGTAGCGTTTATTTCCAATGAACCTATCATTTCACCGGCCTGGTCACCGGACGGTACCAAGGTCGCCTATGTCTCGTTCGAGGCGAAAAAACCGGTAGTGTATGTACAAAATCTGATTACCCGTGAACGCACGGTAATTGCTAACTACAAGGGCAGTAATTCGGCGCCAGCCTGGTCGCCCGATGGAAGCAAATTGGCGATATCTCTGTCTCGCGACGGCTTGACGCAAATTTACACGGTTAATGCTAATGGTAGTGGTTTGCAGCGTCTGACCACTACCAGCGGGATAGATACTGAGCCGCAATTTTCGGCGGACGGCCAGTATATTTATTTTTTGAGTGATCGTAGCGGCGGCCCGCAAATCTACCGAATGAGCTCAGGCGGAGGGGATGCCAAGCGCATTACTTTCAGCGGGAGTTATAATATAACCCCACGTATTTCTCCGGACGGCAAGACTTTGGCGTATATTTCCCGTCGTGAAGGAAAATTTCAGCTGTATTCATTAGATTTGGCAAGCGGGCAAGAACAGCGTTTGTCTGATACTACCAAGGATGAGTCACCGAGTTTTTCCCCGAACGGCAGGTATATCATGTACGCCACCGAGTCCGGTCGCAGAGGTTCTTTAGCTGTGGTGTCAGTCGATGGTAGGGTAAAGCAGAAATTGACGGTTCAGGCCGGAGATATACGGGAACCTACCTGGGGTCCTTTTATGAAATAA
- the pal gene encoding peptidoglycan-associated lipoprotein Pal has protein sequence MNFKSSSIAILLSSLALITACSTPVKLEEKAPVVEDKSKTTTPVDTRAVNPVVAPAVDPLNDPKGVLAKRSVYFDYDSYVVKDEFKPLVEAHAKYLSANKGRKILIQGNTDERGGREYNLALGQKRAEAVRKAMALLSVSESQIEAVSLGKEKPKATGSDEASWAENRRSDIVYQ, from the coding sequence ATGAATTTCAAAAGCTCAAGTATCGCCATATTGTTGTCCAGTCTTGCCTTGATTACTGCTTGCAGTACGCCAGTTAAGTTGGAAGAGAAAGCGCCGGTTGTAGAAGATAAATCAAAGACAACAACGCCAGTCGATACTCGTGCAGTCAATCCTGTAGTTGCCCCAGCGGTTGATCCTCTGAATGATCCAAAAGGTGTTCTGGCTAAGCGTAGCGTGTATTTTGACTATGACAGCTATGTCGTTAAGGATGAATTCAAGCCTCTGGTCGAAGCGCATGCAAAATATTTGAGCGCTAACAAGGGCCGTAAGATTTTGATTCAAGGTAATACCGATGAGCGCGGTGGCCGCGAATACAATCTGGCATTGGGTCAGAAGCGTGCCGAAGCCGTACGTAAGGCAATGGCATTGTTGAGTGTTTCCGAATCTCAGATCGAAGCAGTTTCCCTGGGTAAGGAAAAGCCAAAAGCAACTGGTAGCGATGAAGCATCATGGGCGGAAAACCGTCGTTCTGATATCGTCTATCAGTAA
- the ybgF gene encoding tol-pal system protein YbgF has product MKFPSLTKFSRVAVFAALFAPGIASAGLFDDDEARRAILDVRAKVDEASARLEAKLDTKADKSSALDLANQNELLRMEIAKLRGQIEVLTNDLSNTQRRQQDFYVDLDNRLRKIEPKKITVDGKESTVEVSEQRAYDAAMALFKAGEYKSAGTAFAGFVASYPQSAYAGSAQYWLGNSHYAQRDCKATISSLQVLVKAHPEHPKTPDAMLNIAACHLELKDKAANKKVLEAVIAQYPETEAAQAAKSRLASGK; this is encoded by the coding sequence ATGAAATTCCCTTCTTTGACTAAATTCTCACGCGTTGCAGTGTTTGCTGCCTTGTTTGCTCCAGGTATTGCCTCGGCCGGCCTATTCGATGACGACGAGGCGCGTAGGGCGATTCTGGATGTGCGTGCCAAGGTAGATGAGGCCAGCGCCAGACTCGAAGCGAAACTCGATACTAAGGCAGACAAGAGCAGTGCGCTTGACCTGGCTAATCAGAACGAATTGCTGCGTATGGAAATCGCCAAATTACGCGGGCAAATTGAAGTGTTGACCAATGATTTATCGAATACCCAACGCCGGCAACAGGATTTTTATGTTGACCTCGACAATCGTTTGCGTAAGATCGAGCCAAAAAAAATTACGGTCGATGGTAAGGAGTCCACGGTAGAAGTGAGCGAGCAACGCGCCTATGACGCCGCCATGGCCTTATTTAAGGCAGGTGAATACAAGAGCGCCGGTACCGCCTTTGCCGGCTTTGTAGCGAGCTATCCGCAGTCAGCCTATGCCGGCTCTGCGCAATACTGGCTGGGGAACTCTCATTATGCCCAGCGTGACTGCAAAGCCACCATTTCATCCTTGCAGGTATTGGTCAAGGCGCATCCTGAACATCCGAAGACTCCGGATGCCATGCTCAATATTGCCGCCTGCCATCTGGAGTTGAAGGATAAGGCCGCAAATAAGAAAGTTTTGGAGGCGGTAATTGCCCAATATCCAGAGACCGAAGCGGCGCAAGCGGCCAAGAGCCGGCTGGCTTCAGGGAAATAA
- a CDS encoding SAM-dependent methyltransferase: MKNKPASKEKRAQVKPVQNEQAQEKHEIRPGQSLELLKELHILTRDGKMNQDSRRKLKQVYHLYQFIEPLLQQVRSDRGSVSVVDHGAGKSYLGFILYDLFFKALNDGGQSRIYGIETRDELVQKSRELADKLEFPGMSFLNLSVADSTSSAELPDQIDIVTALHACNTATDDAIEFALKKKARFMVLVPCCQAEVAAELRKGKGDAVKNNPLSEMWRHPIHTREFGSQITNVLRCLQLEAHGYQVRVTELVGWEHSMKNELIIAEYKGMPARRPAERLAEVLKTTGLEGLSNRFFVPQ, encoded by the coding sequence ATGAAAAATAAGCCGGCAAGCAAAGAAAAACGGGCACAAGTAAAACCAGTGCAAAACGAGCAGGCGCAGGAAAAGCATGAAATTCGTCCTGGCCAGTCGCTGGAGTTGCTCAAGGAATTGCATATCCTGACCCGTGACGGCAAGATGAACCAGGATAGCCGCCGCAAACTCAAGCAGGTGTATCACCTGTATCAGTTCATCGAGCCCTTACTGCAGCAAGTGCGCAGTGATCGCGGTTCTGTGAGTGTGGTTGATCATGGTGCCGGTAAGTCTTATCTTGGTTTTATCCTATACGATTTGTTTTTCAAGGCGCTCAATGATGGCGGTCAGTCCCGCATTTACGGTATCGAGACGCGCGACGAACTGGTGCAAAAGTCCCGTGAACTGGCCGATAAGCTTGAATTTCCGGGCATGTCCTTCCTTAATCTGTCGGTAGCGGATTCAACTTCTTCGGCAGAGTTGCCGGATCAGATTGATATCGTTACCGCCTTGCATGCCTGCAATACGGCGACCGATGATGCGATAGAGTTTGCCCTGAAGAAAAAAGCCAGGTTCATGGTGCTGGTACCTTGTTGTCAGGCGGAGGTGGCGGCGGAATTGCGCAAGGGTAAGGGCGATGCGGTAAAAAACAACCCTTTGTCGGAAATGTGGCGCCATCCCATCCATACCCGCGAATTCGGTAGTCAGATCACCAACGTATTGCGTTGCCTGCAACTGGAGGCGCATGGCTATCAGGTTCGCGTGACGGAGTTGGTCGGCTGGGAGCATTCCATGAAGAATGAGTTAATCATTGCCGAATACAAGGGCATGCCAGCCAGACGTCCGGCTGAGCGCCTGGCGGAAGTCTTGAAAACCACTGGGCTTGAAGGCTTGAGTAATCGTTTTTTTGTCCCGCAATAG
- a CDS encoding Ppx/GppA family phosphatase has product MFAAVDLGSNSFRLHIGQHDGDVIRVVKSARDPIRLAAGLDAQGNLTPAAIQSAINCLARFRELLNAYPIESVRVVATNTIRIAKNAGDLLPAAEAAIGYPIEVISGQEEGRLIYMGVSNSIAIPGERRLVLDIGGGSTEVILGRGHEIVKVESFSIGTVKHSATFFPDGRITEAAFDAAILSARSLFEDAAPPYQPQHWRTAYGSSGTMRAISDAIHKNGLGDGSITLKNLNSLRQYCEQTGQVSLLELNGIKPERIAMVVGGLAILIGLLQEFNIQVLRPIEAGLRMGVMWDMHLRSTKRDRREQSVHQIASLFHADMSRANRVAEMVRSLYVQLKPASDTYTRHLYWSALMHEIGMVVSHTGYHKHGAYMIENADMAGFTTREQRTMSKLILSQKGNLKKISDGFVDLDFAKAVLALRLAVTLMHSRVELDYADVRLRMKSRIELEIRQDLMNLHPTVVFWLQKEIESWREVGVEFVVKANA; this is encoded by the coding sequence ATGTTTGCCGCCGTAGATCTTGGTTCCAATAGTTTTCGTTTGCACATAGGCCAGCATGATGGCGATGTGATCCGTGTCGTCAAAAGCGCGCGTGACCCTATCCGTCTGGCCGCAGGGCTGGACGCGCAAGGTAATCTGACGCCTGCCGCCATCCAGAGCGCCATCAATTGCCTGGCGCGCTTCCGTGAGCTGCTTAATGCCTATCCGATAGAGTCGGTCAGGGTGGTGGCGACCAATACTATCCGCATCGCAAAAAATGCCGGTGATCTTTTGCCTGCCGCAGAAGCGGCGATCGGTTATCCGATTGAGGTGATTTCCGGTCAGGAAGAAGGTCGCCTGATCTACATGGGCGTCTCCAATTCCATCGCGATACCAGGCGAACGCAGGCTGGTGCTCGATATCGGCGGCGGTTCTACCGAGGTGATACTCGGACGCGGGCATGAGATCGTGAAAGTGGAGTCGTTTAGCATAGGCACCGTCAAGCACAGCGCCACTTTTTTTCCTGATGGCCGTATTACTGAAGCTGCTTTTGACGCGGCTATCCTGTCGGCACGCTCCTTGTTTGAAGACGCGGCGCCGCCGTATCAGCCGCAGCACTGGCGCACCGCTTATGGCTCATCGGGAACGATGCGCGCCATCTCTGATGCGATCCATAAAAACGGTCTGGGTGATGGCAGTATTACGCTGAAAAACCTGAACTCCTTACGCCAGTATTGTGAGCAGACCGGCCAGGTCAGCCTGCTTGAGCTCAATGGCATCAAGCCGGAACGCATCGCCATGGTGGTCGGTGGTTTGGCCATCCTGATCGGTTTGCTGCAGGAATTTAATATCCAGGTCTTGCGTCCTATCGAGGCCGGATTGCGCATGGGCGTGATGTGGGATATGCATCTGCGCTCGACCAAGCGTGACCGCCGTGAACAGTCTGTACATCAGATTGCCAGCCTGTTTCATGCCGACATGTCGCGCGCCAACCGGGTCGCCGAGATGGTGAGGTCGCTGTATGTGCAACTCAAGCCTGCTTCCGATACCTATACGCGGCACTTGTACTGGAGCGCCCTGATGCATGAAATCGGTATGGTGGTTTCGCATACCGGTTATCACAAGCACGGTGCCTACATGATAGAAAACGCCGATATGGCAGGTTTTACCACGCGTGAGCAACGCACCATGAGCAAACTGATCCTGAGCCAGAAAGGCAATCTGAAAAAAATCAGTGATGGCTTTGTCGATCTTGATTTTGCCAAGGCGGTACTGGCCTTGCGTCTGGCGGTTACGCTGATGCATTCACGGGTAGAGCTTGATTACGCTGATGTTCGTTTGCGCATGAAAAGTCGGATAGAGCTGGAGATACGTCAGGATCTGATGAACTTGCATCCTACGGTGGTGTTCTGGCTGCAAAAAGAAATTGAAAGCTGGCGTGAAGTCGGCGTCGAGTTTGTGGTTAAGGCGAACGCATAA